In the Halodesulfovibrio sp. genome, one interval contains:
- a CDS encoding ribonucleoside triphosphate reductase — protein sequence MPKQILKRDGCIETWSLERIAQAILKALKSSGIKDPLLSKRLARKVEEKLANVEAPEQEQVQDTVQQVLMEARLYAVAERYIIYREKRREMRTQNQAYFDVSSMIESYLDRSDWRVNENSNMGHSFQGLILHMAGSVQARYVLEKYPEEIRQAHTHGYFHIHDLSFGLAGYCSGWSLRDLLLEGFNLEGRCCSAPAKHFDSACGQIVNFLGTLQNEWSGAQAFNNVDTYLAPFIRNDNLDYPTVRQQIQKLVYNLNTTSRWGGQSPFTNFTFDMVVPAHIANEPIIIGGAFQDSTYGDYQKEMDMINRAFLEVMLEGDADGRIFSFPIPTYNVTKDFDWDSKPAQLLMELTAKYGVPYFQNFINSDLNPEDVRSMCCRLQMDLREIRKKTGGLFGAGDLTGSIGVVTLNLPKLAYLAHNEEDFLDLVEEYAEMAKESLEFKRKLCEKNLDAGMFPFSRRYLKNGYKGHFSTIGLIGGHEACLNLLGKGIETESGLRLMRRVLNHLRALTVRFQEETGNLYNLEATPGEGTCYRLAKTDKDLYADIVSAGSEVPYYTNSTLLPVGLTQDVFYALEHQNELQTLYNGGTVFHSFLGEAVPEPESVKNFLIKAMSNTKIPYISVTPTFSICKEHGYINGEHFNCPTCGSEAEVYTRVVGYYRPVKRWNKGKQEEYRERQEYALSAVTDCCCGN from the coding sequence ATGCCTAAACAGATTCTCAAGCGCGACGGTTGTATTGAAACCTGGTCCCTCGAACGAATTGCCCAAGCGATCCTTAAAGCACTCAAAAGCAGTGGCATCAAAGACCCACTTCTTTCTAAACGCCTTGCACGCAAGGTTGAGGAAAAACTTGCCAATGTAGAAGCTCCAGAGCAAGAACAAGTACAAGATACTGTGCAACAAGTGCTTATGGAAGCTCGCTTGTATGCAGTAGCTGAGCGTTACATCATTTACCGTGAAAAACGCCGTGAAATGCGTACACAAAATCAGGCATACTTTGACGTATCCAGCATGATTGAAAGCTACCTTGACCGCAGTGACTGGCGCGTTAATGAAAACTCCAACATGGGGCATTCATTCCAAGGTCTTATTCTTCACATGGCTGGTTCCGTTCAGGCTCGTTACGTGCTTGAAAAATATCCGGAAGAAATCCGTCAGGCTCATACTCACGGTTACTTCCACATTCACGATCTTTCCTTCGGTCTTGCAGGCTACTGCTCCGGCTGGAGTCTCCGCGATCTGTTGCTTGAAGGCTTCAACCTTGAAGGTCGCTGTTGTTCTGCTCCTGCAAAACACTTCGACTCTGCGTGCGGTCAGATTGTAAACTTCCTCGGAACATTGCAGAACGAATGGTCCGGTGCACAGGCGTTCAACAACGTTGATACATACCTTGCACCATTTATCCGCAACGATAACCTTGACTACCCTACCGTTCGTCAGCAGATTCAGAAACTTGTTTACAACCTGAACACCACTTCCCGTTGGGGCGGTCAAAGCCCGTTCACCAACTTTACCTTCGATATGGTTGTTCCTGCACACATTGCTAACGAACCAATCATTATCGGCGGCGCGTTCCAAGACTCCACATACGGTGACTACCAGAAAGAAATGGATATGATTAACCGTGCATTCCTCGAGGTTATGCTCGAAGGTGACGCAGATGGTCGTATCTTCTCTTTCCCAATTCCTACATACAACGTTACCAAAGACTTTGACTGGGATTCCAAACCAGCTCAGCTTCTGATGGAACTTACAGCTAAATACGGCGTTCCGTATTTCCAGAACTTCATCAACTCCGATCTTAATCCGGAAGATGTTCGTTCCATGTGCTGCCGTCTGCAAATGGATCTTCGCGAAATCCGCAAAAAGACTGGTGGTCTTTTCGGTGCTGGCGACCTCACCGGCTCCATCGGTGTTGTTACTCTGAACTTGCCTAAACTTGCCTACCTTGCACACAATGAAGAAGATTTCCTCGACCTCGTTGAAGAATATGCAGAAATGGCAAAAGAATCTCTCGAGTTCAAACGCAAACTTTGCGAAAAGAACCTCGATGCTGGCATGTTCCCGTTCTCTCGTCGTTACCTCAAAAACGGATACAAAGGTCACTTCTCCACCATCGGTCTTATCGGTGGTCACGAAGCATGCCTCAACCTGCTCGGAAAAGGTATCGAAACAGAAAGCGGTCTGCGCCTCATGCGTCGTGTACTCAACCACCTGCGCGCTCTTACAGTGCGTTTTCAGGAAGAGACAGGCAACCTGTACAACCTTGAAGCAACACCGGGTGAAGGCACTTGTTACCGTCTGGCTAAAACAGACAAAGACCTTTACGCAGACATCGTTTCTGCCGGTAGTGAAGTTCCGTACTACACCAACTCCACTCTGCTCCCTGTAGGTCTTACTCAGGACGTTTTCTACGCTCTTGAGCACCAGAACGAGCTGCAAACCCTGTACAATGGTGGTACTGTATTCCACTCCTTCCTCGGCGAAGCTGTACCGGAACCGGAAAGCGTAAAGAATTTCCTCATCAAAGCGATGAGCAATACTAAAATTCCTTACATTTCCGTAACGCCTACCTTCTCCATTTGTAAGGAACACGGCTACATCAACGGCGAACACTTCAACTGCCCGACATGTGGCAGCGAAGCAGAAGTATACACCCGCGTTGTAGGGTACTACCGTCCAGTAAAACGCTGGAACAAAGGTAAGCAGGAAGAATACCGCGAACGTCAGGAATACGCACTGTCTGCGGTAACTGATTGCTGCTGCGGCAACTAG
- the topA gene encoding type I DNA topoisomerase gives MGKDLIIVESPAKVKTIKKFLGRNYMVHASVGHVRDLPKKDLGVDEEKNYKPKYQIIQGKQKVVSTLKEAAAKADHVYLAPDPDREGEAIAWHIAEIIKKENPNAKRIQFNEITARAVREALEHPKDLNEDLFDAQQARRILDRLVGYKLSPLLWNKVKRGISAGRVQSVALRLIVEREAERYAFTPEEYWVFKAEMEGETPPPFKAALHKIAGKKAVVPNEEAALALQEAVLASTMTVEKVEEKKRSRQPLPPFITSTLQQAASQRHGYSAKRTMSIAQRLYEGVELGDKGTTALITYMRTDSVRIADDARDAAKELILSMYGEEYVPAKPRFFKTKSSAQDAHEAIRPVDASITPDSVRSLLPREQHALYTLIWSRFMASQMAAAQFHDTTVTIAAAPNPTTIKDADTLASTWRVKGERMLFPGFLAVSPQKTKEDSVELPKLEAGQAIRLIKLDKEQKFTQPPARFSEASLVREMEELGIGRPSTYAAIISTLIDRGYAQLEEKNFIPTDLGRVVCQQLVKHFSTLMDVRFTAQMETLLDNVAEGKLNWTQLMTDFMNDFNPTLEKAATEMESVKQGLETDLTCSECGKPMMIKFGKAGTFLACSGYPDCKNTSNFTRDDNGNVVLVERPKEELQKMGECPDCGKDLVLKRTRTGGRFIACTGYPECKHAKPFSTGVKCPRCNEGEIVEKSSRSGKIFYSCSRYPKCDYALWNYPVEEECPQCDSKLLTIKTTKARGKHLACPEKTCRYTRSLDDDSE, from the coding sequence ATGGGAAAAGACCTGATAATTGTAGAATCACCCGCAAAGGTGAAAACAATCAAAAAGTTTCTTGGCCGTAACTACATGGTTCACGCCAGTGTAGGTCATGTGCGCGATTTGCCAAAAAAAGATCTCGGCGTTGACGAAGAAAAAAACTACAAGCCAAAGTATCAGATCATTCAGGGTAAGCAGAAAGTTGTTTCCACACTGAAAGAAGCAGCCGCTAAAGCTGACCATGTATACCTTGCTCCCGACCCCGACCGCGAAGGTGAAGCGATTGCATGGCATATTGCTGAGATTATCAAAAAAGAAAATCCTAACGCTAAGCGCATTCAGTTTAACGAAATTACCGCCCGCGCCGTTCGAGAAGCACTTGAGCACCCAAAAGATTTGAATGAAGATCTATTTGATGCCCAGCAAGCTCGACGCATTCTGGATCGTCTTGTTGGTTACAAGCTTTCTCCGCTGCTTTGGAACAAAGTAAAACGCGGTATCTCTGCCGGACGAGTACAATCTGTTGCCTTGCGTCTTATTGTTGAGCGCGAAGCAGAGCGCTATGCGTTTACTCCAGAAGAATACTGGGTATTCAAAGCTGAAATGGAAGGTGAAACTCCGCCGCCGTTTAAAGCAGCATTGCATAAAATTGCAGGTAAAAAAGCAGTTGTACCAAATGAAGAAGCCGCCCTTGCGCTTCAGGAAGCAGTGCTTGCCTCCACAATGACTGTTGAAAAAGTTGAAGAGAAAAAACGCAGCCGTCAGCCGTTGCCGCCTTTCATCACTTCCACACTTCAGCAGGCAGCAAGTCAGCGACACGGCTATTCTGCAAAACGCACCATGTCCATTGCGCAGCGCCTATATGAAGGTGTTGAGCTTGGCGACAAAGGTACAACAGCGCTTATCACGTACATGCGTACTGACTCTGTACGAATTGCGGACGACGCACGCGACGCTGCAAAAGAATTAATTCTCTCCATGTACGGCGAAGAATACGTTCCGGCAAAGCCGAGATTCTTCAAAACTAAATCCAGTGCTCAGGATGCTCACGAAGCTATCCGCCCTGTTGATGCTTCCATCACACCGGACTCCGTGCGTAGCCTGCTCCCGCGTGAGCAGCACGCCCTGTACACGCTCATCTGGTCACGTTTCATGGCTTCCCAAATGGCTGCTGCGCAGTTCCACGACACCACAGTGACCATCGCAGCCGCTCCGAATCCGACCACAATCAAAGACGCAGATACGCTTGCAAGCACATGGCGAGTTAAGGGCGAGCGTATGCTCTTCCCTGGCTTCCTTGCTGTTTCTCCGCAGAAGACCAAAGAAGATTCTGTTGAGTTGCCAAAACTTGAAGCCGGACAAGCCATTCGTCTCATCAAGCTTGATAAAGAACAAAAATTTACGCAGCCGCCAGCCCGCTTCTCTGAAGCGTCACTGGTACGCGAAATGGAAGAGCTTGGCATCGGGCGTCCTTCCACCTACGCGGCTATTATCTCCACATTAATAGATCGCGGCTATGCACAGCTGGAAGAAAAGAACTTTATTCCGACTGATTTAGGACGCGTCGTCTGTCAGCAGCTGGTAAAGCACTTCTCCACTCTTATGGATGTACGTTTTACCGCGCAGATGGAAACACTGCTTGATAACGTTGCAGAAGGGAAACTCAACTGGACACAGTTGATGACTGACTTCATGAACGATTTCAATCCGACGCTCGAAAAAGCAGCAACGGAAATGGAGTCCGTGAAGCAGGGACTTGAAACAGACCTTACCTGTTCAGAGTGTGGCAAGCCGATGATGATTAAATTCGGTAAGGCTGGCACATTCCTCGCGTGTTCCGGCTATCCAGACTGTAAGAACACATCAAACTTTACCCGTGACGACAACGGCAACGTCGTTCTTGTAGAGCGTCCAAAAGAAGAGCTGCAAAAAATGGGTGAATGCCCTGACTGTGGCAAAGACCTCGTGCTCAAACGCACTCGTACCGGAGGTCGTTTTATTGCATGCACAGGCTACCCAGAATGCAAACACGCCAAGCCGTTTTCAACAGGCGTCAAATGTCCGCGCTGTAACGAAGGCGAGATTGTCGAAAAATCTTCACGCTCTGGTAAAATCTTCTACTCCTGTAGCAGATACCCAAAATGTGACTACGCATTGTGGAACTACCCTGTTGAGGAAGAATGTCCACAGTGTGATTCCAAACTTCTGACAATCAAAACAACCAAGGCACGCGGCAAGCACTTAGCTTGTCCTGAAAAAACATGCCGCTACACCCGCAGCCTTGATGATGATTCTGAATAG
- a CDS encoding PFL family protein, which produces MLSDREVLSTLAMLRNEHLDVRTVTLGVSLFDCASHDFDVFADRVRTKIRHYSQKLVATCNEVGDKYGIPIVNKRISVSPMGVVCSSFTPEQMVKACQVLDEAAQEAGVDFLGGFGALVEKGMTKGDRALIDSLPEALAVTQRVCSSINVASSRSGINMDAVALMGQRIKDIAARTADSDGLGCAKLVVFANIPQDVPFMAGAYLGVGEPEAVINVGVSGPGVVKKAIDRAVQDGSANSLGDIAEVIKRTAFKVTRVGEIIGKEVAERLGLPFGVADLSLAPTPEVGDSVGEIFEAVGLSSIGAPGSTAVLAMLNDAVKKGGAFASSHVGGLSGAFIPVSEDSSIAAAAASGALTMEKLEAMTSVCSVGLDMVAVPGDTTASTLSGIIADEMAIGMINSKTTAVRIIPVPGKGVGENVSFGGLLGEAKIMAVPGGNAEPFIKLGGRIPAPIHSLKN; this is translated from the coding sequence ATGCTTTCAGATCGTGAAGTACTCAGTACTTTAGCTATGCTCCGAAATGAGCACTTGGATGTTCGTACTGTTACGCTTGGTGTCAGCCTTTTTGACTGTGCAAGTCACGACTTTGACGTGTTTGCAGATAGAGTTCGCACCAAGATCAGACATTATTCTCAAAAACTTGTGGCTACGTGTAATGAGGTGGGCGACAAGTACGGGATTCCAATCGTTAATAAACGTATCAGCGTAAGCCCGATGGGTGTTGTATGTTCTTCTTTTACGCCGGAACAGATGGTTAAGGCGTGTCAGGTGCTTGATGAAGCTGCACAGGAAGCGGGTGTTGATTTCCTCGGTGGTTTTGGTGCGCTTGTAGAAAAAGGTATGACCAAGGGCGACCGTGCCTTGATTGATTCCCTGCCGGAAGCACTGGCAGTGACACAACGTGTTTGCTCGTCTATTAACGTTGCATCGTCACGTAGCGGTATCAATATGGATGCGGTTGCACTTATGGGGCAGCGAATTAAAGATATCGCAGCGCGCACGGCAGATTCAGACGGTCTTGGCTGTGCAAAGCTTGTTGTCTTTGCCAATATTCCGCAAGATGTACCGTTTATGGCGGGAGCCTACCTTGGTGTGGGTGAGCCGGAAGCAGTTATCAATGTGGGTGTTTCCGGTCCCGGTGTTGTTAAAAAAGCTATTGATCGTGCCGTGCAGGATGGCAGTGCGAACAGCCTTGGCGACATCGCCGAAGTTATTAAGCGAACTGCGTTTAAAGTAACCCGTGTCGGTGAAATCATCGGTAAAGAAGTGGCAGAGCGTCTCGGACTTCCTTTTGGTGTGGCGGACTTGTCATTAGCTCCGACTCCGGAAGTGGGTGACTCTGTCGGTGAGATTTTTGAAGCTGTCGGACTCTCTTCTATTGGTGCACCGGGTTCCACTGCGGTTCTTGCTATGCTCAACGATGCAGTGAAAAAAGGTGGTGCGTTTGCATCATCACATGTCGGTGGTCTTTCTGGCGCGTTTATTCCTGTGTCCGAAGATTCCAGTATCGCTGCGGCTGCTGCATCCGGTGCATTGACTATGGAAAAGCTTGAAGCCATGACCAGCGTTTGTTCTGTAGGTCTTGATATGGTTGCAGTTCCGGGGGATACCACAGCCTCGACTCTTTCCGGTATCATTGCAGATGAAATGGCAATCGGCATGATTAACAGCAAAACAACAGCTGTACGAATTATTCCGGTTCCGGGTAAAGGTGTCGGCGAAAATGTTTCCTTCGGCGGTCTGCTTGGCGAAGCGAAAATTATGGCTGTACCGGGTGGAAATGCAGAGCCGTTTATTAAACTTGGCGGTCGCATTCCTGCGCCTATTCATAGTTTGAAGAACTAG
- a CDS encoding SO_0444 family Cu/Zn efflux transporter, producing MEIVIQYFAEVWDILLEAAPYVLFGFFVAGLLKGFLPDDFVARHLGSNKKGAVVKASMFGVPLPLCSCGVIPAAAGLRQQGASKGATTSFMISTPETGVDSIAITYALLDPIMTIVRPVAAFISALTAGTLVDMFPEKPKPGKVEFTPLNFAPTTLKKEECTSGCCSSKSTGSKFTEKFMTGMQFAFGELVADIGKWLLIGILIAAVVSTFLPVTFFQEYVGDGLLSMILMVVIGVPMYVCATASTPIAAALALKGLSPGGALVFLLAGPATNAATITVVAQTLGKRVAFIYVSSIAVTSVILGLAVNWLYAKLGLSVFSWINDVEAHQHGIIAYVSAILLLILVGRQYVGRGNQHGASCGCH from the coding sequence ATGGAAATTGTAATACAATACTTTGCCGAAGTATGGGACATACTGCTTGAAGCCGCACCATACGTTCTTTTCGGTTTCTTTGTCGCAGGGCTTCTTAAAGGATTTTTGCCGGATGACTTTGTTGCCCGCCACCTTGGTAGCAATAAAAAAGGGGCAGTTGTTAAGGCGTCTATGTTCGGCGTTCCCTTACCGCTTTGTTCCTGCGGGGTTATTCCGGCAGCAGCGGGACTGCGTCAACAGGGTGCAAGTAAGGGAGCAACGACATCGTTTATGATCTCTACTCCCGAAACCGGAGTGGATTCAATAGCGATTACCTACGCGTTGCTTGACCCTATTATGACTATTGTCCGTCCGGTGGCAGCATTTATATCCGCACTGACTGCTGGAACACTGGTTGATATGTTTCCCGAAAAACCAAAACCGGGCAAAGTGGAGTTCACTCCGCTTAATTTCGCACCGACGACCTTAAAGAAAGAAGAGTGCACTTCTGGCTGTTGTTCTTCAAAATCCACTGGGTCAAAGTTTACAGAAAAATTTATGACCGGTATGCAGTTCGCTTTTGGAGAGCTGGTTGCTGATATCGGAAAATGGCTGTTGATTGGTATACTTATCGCTGCTGTTGTCTCTACATTCCTGCCGGTTACATTCTTTCAGGAATATGTGGGTGACGGACTTTTGAGTATGATTCTAATGGTAGTCATTGGTGTGCCTATGTACGTCTGTGCAACGGCATCGACACCTATTGCCGCCGCATTGGCACTTAAAGGACTTTCTCCGGGTGGTGCGTTGGTGTTTCTGTTAGCAGGACCAGCAACAAACGCTGCAACCATCACTGTCGTAGCGCAGACTCTCGGTAAACGTGTAGCCTTTATTTACGTAAGTTCCATTGCGGTAACATCCGTCATTCTTGGTCTTGCCGTGAACTGGTTGTACGCAAAACTTGGTCTTTCAGTTTTTTCATGGATTAATGATGTCGAAGCGCATCAGCATGGAATTATCGCCTATGTATCTGCGATTTTATTACTTATCCTTGTGGGTAGGCAGTATGTCGGGCGTGGAAATCAGCATGGTGCTTCCTGCGGATGTCACTAA
- a CDS encoding MFS transporter codes for MTRYSCGMSDSALPNPLKDKNLLLSLGLIIFIQLGISSIIPILPLMSDELGLSLGKVSLVVAAYTMPSIFLTPFAGYLADRFGRKEILIPSLLFYSITGTGCALAPSFSMLIWLRLLQGISVATFGVLFSTIIGDLYSGKERVRNMGYITTTFSACTAVIPLAGGLLALIHWRLPFALPIFGFVYANLAFKHLYVPNPNHTPDTRSYLANIKKSLFLHHGLILYSITLLASAGSFGAYQIYMPKLVNVAFSGSPAQIGSILTLSALVSGVISTQLVAINTLFSKRSMLLASFILYIISMGMMPFAGTYWGLAIPMALSGLAQGMSYSTILMFLSEASSAAQRGSIMAINASMLTLGQSIAPYILLLPYMAGGTAWAFITAASIMAGCVWLALRLPQTHRQ; via the coding sequence ATGACACGCTATTCTTGCGGTATGTCAGATTCTGCACTCCCCAATCCTCTCAAGGATAAAAACCTGCTGCTCTCGCTTGGTTTAATCATTTTTATCCAGCTGGGTATTTCCAGCATCATTCCTATTCTTCCACTTATGAGCGATGAATTGGGGCTTTCGCTTGGCAAGGTGAGTCTTGTAGTAGCAGCCTATACGATGCCAAGCATTTTTTTGACACCCTTTGCCGGGTATCTTGCAGATCGATTCGGCAGAAAAGAAATTCTTATTCCAAGCTTACTTTTTTACTCTATCACCGGAACGGGATGTGCGCTTGCACCATCATTTAGTATGCTGATCTGGCTTCGGCTATTACAGGGTATAAGCGTGGCAACGTTTGGCGTACTTTTTTCCACGATCATCGGAGACCTATATTCAGGCAAAGAACGTGTCAGAAACATGGGCTATATCACCACAACATTCAGCGCCTGCACAGCCGTAATTCCACTTGCAGGAGGCTTGCTGGCGCTCATACACTGGCGGCTTCCCTTTGCATTGCCTATTTTTGGATTTGTATATGCAAATCTTGCGTTCAAACATCTTTATGTACCCAATCCAAACCATACACCAGACACCCGTAGCTATCTCGCAAACATAAAAAAATCTCTGTTCTTACATCATGGTCTGATATTGTATTCAATTACACTACTGGCAAGCGCAGGCAGCTTCGGTGCATATCAAATATACATGCCCAAGCTGGTAAATGTCGCCTTTTCTGGAAGTCCCGCACAAATCGGCAGCATACTCACGCTTTCAGCGTTGGTATCAGGTGTTATTTCGACACAACTCGTTGCCATCAACACCCTGTTTTCAAAGCGCAGTATGCTACTGGCATCCTTTATTCTCTATATAATAAGTATGGGAATGATGCCATTTGCTGGCACATATTGGGGGCTAGCTATACCTATGGCGTTAAGCGGATTGGCTCAGGGCATGTCGTACAGTACAATACTGATGTTTCTTTCCGAAGCATCCAGCGCAGCACAGCGCGGAAGCATTATGGCAATCAATGCCAGTATGCTCACACTAGGACAATCAATTGCACCATATATACTACTGCTACCGTACATGGCGGGCGGAACAGCATGGGCATTTATCACCGCTGCCAGCATTATGGCAGGATGTGTATGGCTTGCTCTACGGCTTCCACAAACGCATAGGCAGTGA
- a CDS encoding aspartate/glutamate racemase family protein — MKKIGLIGGMSWESTVTYYRLLNEGVRERLGGLHSCRILMESVDFSEYETLMQKDDWEGIGNKLTQTALNTEAAGADMLLIGANTMHMAADTVQSSLEIPLIHIADAIAEKAKELNVQKLGLLGTTFTMEKDFITRPLTEKYGLDVLIPDEKARTVIHDSIFNEFCYGKFISSTREKYIRIIQQLERDGAEAIILGCTEIALLVKPTDCNIPLIDTVQAHVDAALNAALGE, encoded by the coding sequence ATGAAAAAGATCGGGTTGATAGGCGGAATGAGCTGGGAGTCTACTGTTACATACTACCGACTACTCAATGAAGGCGTGCGTGAACGGCTCGGCGGTTTGCATTCATGTCGTATTCTTATGGAAAGTGTTGATTTTTCAGAATACGAAACACTGATGCAAAAAGATGACTGGGAAGGAATCGGCAATAAGCTCACACAAACTGCACTCAATACCGAGGCAGCTGGTGCGGATATGCTTCTTATCGGCGCGAACACTATGCATATGGCAGCTGACACGGTTCAGAGTTCATTAGAAATTCCTCTCATCCATATTGCTGACGCTATCGCAGAAAAGGCAAAAGAGCTTAATGTACAGAAGCTTGGCTTGCTTGGCACTACATTCACTATGGAAAAAGATTTTATCACCCGACCTCTTACAGAAAAATACGGGCTAGACGTTCTTATTCCTGATGAAAAAGCACGGACAGTTATCCACGATAGTATCTTTAATGAATTTTGTTACGGAAAATTCATTAGCAGCACTCGTGAAAAATACATCCGTATAATTCAGCAGCTTGAGCGTGATGGCGCTGAGGCAATTATCCTAGGCTGTACTGAAATAGCCCTGCTCGTTAAGCCGACAGATTGCAATATACCACTTATTGATACGGTACAGGCACATGTTGATGCTGCTCTCAACGCAGCGCTCGGTGAATAA
- a CDS encoding ACT domain-containing protein, which produces MKKVVVSFLGKDGPGVVHAVSSLLTGLECNINEVSQTILHSEFAAIVIAEMPDGCTVEALQESLVKGLTERQIDLSVTARLYDGRSWSAENPQPFVVSVDGPDQKGLVAAISGILGEFNVNIANLKAIVPKDQPDGHALIVFEVTVPGSVELAALRGALNTKAEELSLRVSVQHRDIFEAVHRVQPV; this is translated from the coding sequence ATGAAAAAGGTAGTTGTATCATTTCTCGGCAAAGATGGTCCGGGAGTCGTACATGCGGTATCCAGCCTGCTAACAGGGTTGGAATGCAATATTAATGAAGTAAGTCAAACTATTCTGCATAGTGAATTTGCTGCAATCGTCATAGCTGAGATGCCGGACGGGTGCACTGTTGAAGCGTTGCAAGAATCACTGGTGAAGGGACTTACTGAGCGACAGATTGACCTTAGTGTTACAGCGCGCCTTTATGATGGTAGAAGCTGGTCTGCTGAAAATCCACAGCCATTTGTGGTAAGTGTGGATGGCCCTGACCAGAAAGGGCTGGTTGCTGCAATTTCAGGTATTCTTGGTGAGTTTAATGTGAATATTGCCAACCTGAAAGCTATTGTTCCTAAAGATCAGCCGGATGGACATGCTCTTATTGTTTTTGAGGTAACTGTCCCCGGTTCTGTAGAGCTTGCAGCTTTACGTGGTGCGCTGAATACCAAAGCGGAAGAGCTTTCGCTGCGGGTGAGCGTTCAGCATAGGGATATTTTCGAAGCGGTGCACAGGGTGCAACCTGTGTAG